One window from the genome of Bacillus weihaiensis encodes:
- a CDS encoding GNAT family N-acetyltransferase yields the protein MCNIQIISYNESYLHELSSFSLPEDQVIFTALPLQKLNNTANSSEISHMIILADEKPVGFFSLEEGEKRDRYTTNKKAKLLTAFSINFEDQGKGFAKKSLRLLPAFLNEQFTEINEVVLGVNKRNIAAKSLYLSSGFKDLGEVYEGLKGPQHILHLTL from the coding sequence ATGTGCAATATTCAAATAATAAGCTACAATGAATCCTACTTACATGAGCTTTCAAGCTTTTCTTTACCAGAGGATCAAGTCATATTCACGGCTTTACCTCTACAAAAACTAAACAATACAGCTAATTCAAGTGAGATTAGCCACATGATCATCCTCGCTGATGAGAAACCAGTAGGATTTTTCTCTCTTGAAGAGGGAGAAAAACGCGATAGATATACAACCAATAAGAAAGCAAAACTCCTTACAGCATTCTCAATCAACTTTGAGGATCAAGGTAAGGGCTTTGCTAAAAAAAGCTTACGCTTACTACCAGCCTTTCTCAATGAACAATTTACAGAGATAAATGAAGTTGTTCTCGGTGTAAATAAAAGAAACATTGCCGCTAAGTCTCTTTATCTATCAAGTGGCTTTAAAGACCTAGGGGAAGTGTACGAAGGACTAAAAGGCCCTCAGCATATTTTACATCTAACGCTTTAA